Genomic DNA from Mobula birostris isolate sMobBir1 chromosome 18, sMobBir1.hap1, whole genome shotgun sequence:
TGATAAGACAGGATCTGGCAAGGGTTTACCAGGCACAAAATACcgtgcagatactagaaatcttgagtgacacacacaaaatgctggagaaactcaacaggtcaggcagcatctgtgtgaggaataaacagttgaggtttcaggctgagattcttTATCATGAAAATTAACTAGGAGCAACTACTTACAGGTAAATTGACATCAGACAGAATAGGTTCATTTAAAAGTGGAATAATGAGAATTCAGGGGCAACTTCTTAAGTTCAAAGAGATCAAGCCCAGGTAAGCAGAAAGTTTGATTAAGGAAGGAAGTGTATGGTAGAATGGAGCACTGAAATATAATGTGTAGGACAGTACTTTGAAAAGAAATTAGGAAGGTAAAGAGGTCACAAAATATCTATCGccgacaagattaaggaaattctCAAGTCATTTTTATTATGAACAAGAGGGTAACATTAGTGGGCAGAGAGACAAACTGCACAGATCTTGAGAACATAGATGAGGTTTTAAGTTAATACAAAGATTCATAGAAataggccttcagcccacaatgtctgtatTAACTATCATGCCTACCTATATTATGAAGGTtgtttgataagtttgtggcctaaggtagaaggagtcaattttagaaaacgttgcacatttatttttcaacatagtcccctcctacatttacacacttagtccagcggttgtggagtatATGGATcttagacctccagaaagtgtccacagcaggggtgattgataagttcatggcctaaggtagaaggagatgagttatacggcaCTCTTTACATGCATGTGCATTAACTCATCAGATAATAACTAATCAGGGTGATTGAAAGGTTTGcagcctaaagtagaaggagatgagttattaacttcaaactttctgcataatcactcgaagagttgaactgcacgtgcatgtaacgaaagccgtataactcatctccttcctatCATGTCAACCCTCCTTCATTCCTAGAACAACACATTTagccttataactcaagcctctTAATCCATGCGACACCTTTGTGAATCTTCTTTCTATCTTAATCGCACCTTTTTGTAGtgcggtgatcagaactgcacaaaatacacCAACAGTTCGCATAACTGTACCATGATGcccaaactcttgcactcaatgcATTGGCTGATGAAGGCCATATTTGTGTTCACTAAGGAGAATATCATTGTAGTTGGATATTTCATTTGGAACAATAAAATTGTTGTGCACATTAAGATTAAAAAGGAGTTATTAGATACCTTAGTGGGCATTATTGGGCTAGATGAGATGTATTCCAGGCTGTTAGCAAGAAGGAAGATCACTAGGTCCTTGATGGAGATTTTCACTGCCCACAGCTAAGGTGCCAGATGATAGAAAATGTGATACCTTTAATTAGAAAAGCAGCATGGATAAACCAGGAAGTTAGAGGCCAGTGTGTCTAATATTGGTGTTGAGAATTTATTAGAAAACCTTTTGAAGGGTGATATGAATCTACAATATGAAAAATAGGAATATGCCAATGATCATCAGCATGGTTTTGTTGGTAAAGGATTCTGTCTAACTGATTGAAGTTTCTGGAGAAGTAACAAAATATATTGATGTGAGTGGTGGAGTTAATGTAGACATGTTTCAGTTAAAGACTGTATAGGGGTTACTTTCCTTGTAATAAATGAGACTGGGGGGTgattatgaaaggtatagatagggcaGAAAGTAGATATTTTATCCATTACAGAGGGTATAATTTCAGAGTGTGAgggaaggggtttagatggacTTAAGTGAATTATTTTCATGTGGGCAATTGCTGGAATCTGGACTGTTCTGCCTGGGTGATTGGTGGAGCAGGGACCCTCACGGAGGCATCTGGATGAATTGTCATGTATAAGTTATGGATTACGTGTTGGTAATATGATTAGTATAGATGGTGGTCGGCCTGGTCACACTGGGCCAACgagccggtttctgtgctgtttgactCAATGGCTCAGGAAATccgaaataaaaatagaaatgtgGGAAATACTGAGCTCTTCAGactgtatctgtggaaagagaaatagtcaATGTAGACTTTGTTGCCTCTTTGCCCTAAAACATCAAATCTGTTtctacctccacagatgctgcctgacttcccgAGTTTTCATCATTTCTCAATCTAGCTGACTAGGCTGTAAAGACTGCAATACTCTCCTTAAGTCTGCCTACCTCTCATCACTCTGTTAAAGATGCTTCATGAAAACATGGTCACCTGTCTTAATTGCTCCTTACAGGTCTCAGTCTGAAAATCATTTTAAATGGTCTTATAGGGAAGATTTTATTAAAATGGTATAAAAGAACGTGAGAGACTGAGAGTGATCTGATCCTCTTGGCAGAGAGAACCATGAGGGGAGGGCATAGACTTGAGGATTGTAAAGCACAGGTAATTCAATGCAAGTCAGGTCTTTGATAGCGCTTGACTGACAGACTTTTTGAGCTATTGGAAATTATTTTTATAACAACCCATGCATATTTTTAAATAACATTTTTTCAAATGTACATAGTATCCAGTGAACCAGATAAGTTTACAAAGAGCACAGCGACTGGGACCACTATGAGGGGAAGGGACATGTGGGAGCTGGGTCCCTGGCATGCAGGAGTCTGCACTGCTGTGAGTAGCAATGCTGATTGGGAACTAGGGCTCTAGTGATGGGAAAGGAGCGCAGGAACAGGAGGTGCAGTAAATAGGAAAGAAACACAAGTACTGGGACctcagtgagtgagaaaggaacaTGAAAAATGGGAGCTGAGGCCTTGAGAGTAATTGTCCTGTACAGAAACACAGGCCCCAATGAGTGGAAGGTGTGTATGAACAAAGTCTCGGTGATGAGAAAGAGAACGTGGCAAAGATTACCGGGTGAACAGGATGTCAAAACCTTGGGATTTCTCAATTATCTGATTTTGGGCGATTGAAAGTTTACTGTGATGTGTTAGAGGAGTGTTGTCAACCAGTAGTGAAGGTATGAAATTCACTGCCTGAAAGGGTAGTGGAGGCAGACACTCTCAGCCATAACTACCAAGACTATGAACCAAAAACTGGGAATGGGACTCATTTGGTCCAATTTTAACAAGTGTGGACATAATGGACCAAATTATCACCTCACATTCTGtaaatttcattgattctgtgaaCCTTAACCTCTGCCTCCATTCTCAATAATATGGAGCAATTTCATAGATGTTTCTTTCTTCCAGCCTATGAGACAAGTTAATACTGTGGTTCACTCCTGTCCTATTCTTTCTGTAGCTCCCCTCTAATGAATAAACTTTTACCATTTCTAAAACTGTCTCAAGCACAATTAGAGTTGATTATAAATTCGGGCCTTGCCAATAATACTtgctttttaaatttaaattaaaaccATACATATTAGAATTCTTAACCATGGGCCTCTGTAATATCCCCTTGCACTGTAACCTTCCAAGAGTGCTAACATTTTGCCATTTCACAACTTTTCTTCGGTTTTAATGATCCATCCTTGAGACCAGTATCTTTTGTAGTCTAGAACAATTCGGCCAGCAATTTCTTTTGCCTACCTCTCACCTCCTTAGCTCCAAACTTCTCAACCTTTCTTCCATCTTCTTCTCAAATTACTTCTTAATACCCAAAGCTTTGCCTCAGCTTTTGCTCGGCTATCTTAATTTGTTCGTCAAATTTTCTTTAATCATACATTTGTTTCAAAATAGAAGAGGGTATTTATAAGTTCCACCCAAGATAATTGACAAAAGATGGGAGAAAAATGGATAATTACCATTACAAGCTGAGGGAATCAcgaaataaatacagaaatatGCTATTGGGGTATACTGATATTCAAGTGGAAGCTCCATGCCAAGATCCTCCCTAAAAACCCTACagacagcacaaagcacacacaagGTAGCATGTACAAATGGCATCCCATTCATGCAAAAAAAGAGACCAAAACTTGCACCATCAATCCAGTGTCAACCACAATACAGCCTTTCTCCTACCGATTGAACACTTGGggggggccacactgactccagcCTGAACACTGTGTCACATTGCCCCCAGTGGAGTCCGCTGGCCCtgatgccaccccccccccagtcctCGCACATACAAGACAACAAGCCAATATAGAATATCAGTTACATACAACCACACAAATATAGTTCAGACCCAGACCTCCCCCCAGCCTATCGAAATTTTCAGTCGACCACAGTAGAGCTTCTCTtcgctgagtgaacactgggggggcACCGACTCCACCCTGGATGCCGTGCCACACCACTTCTGGTGAAGTGCACCGGCCCCGACGCCAATGAGTCCACAAAATAATCTTCAAATAGTAACTTGGGCTAAATGACTTTATAAAAGGATGTGTTAGTGTAGTTTGGAAGGAAGGTAAGCACATGTTGCTTTCATCGGGGATAACATTCTGCTGAAAAAAATAACTGAAAGAAAATTGTATTTAACAACTGTATTTTCTTGTGCCTGCAGGTTGACAATGCTAAAGTGATACACTACATTGGTGCTGGGATAGGATTTCCCAATAGTATGTTGTTCATCTTTTTCCAAACCATCCTCACCTACAAGATTGCAAAGAATTCGCTGGATTATCGGATAGGTCACTGTCGAGCCGTTCTTACCGCTCTGGCTTTCATCAACCTTGCCCTTAGTATCCTTTTCTTTGAACATCTCTTTAAAGCAGTGTGCAGAATCAGCAGTAGAAATCCTGCAGATCATTGACACATTCTTCTAAGCCACTCTCAAATCAGCCCCTACTCCAACAATCCTCTGATTTGAGTTTACTACAACACAACATCATCTGTTCTCTTACCTTTCAGCAGCATTGTCTCACACCACTTTCAGCTTGTCCTGACTTTCAATTCAACATCTTTTTGTTCTTGCTGCTCTTTAGTTCTTTCTTTCAAGTGTCAATGACAGCCATTTTCAACAGCTCTTTTCTACCGACATCCGACTCATCCTTCTCCCTTTACAGTTTCTTCAGGCTCTTTTCCTCCTTCAGATCTAGCCTTTAAAAGCCTTCCGTTGATCAGAGTTGTTTTTCCACTTATCAGCTTCTCCGAATCTACTTTCAACTTATACTGCTGAAATCAACTTACCCCGCCAATTAAGACCATAACTCTAGAACCTGACTTTCAGAACTTTCTGGACCATGGCTGCTGATCCCAGAGGGTTCCTCTGCAGATATTTCCACTGCTTGCCATTCCTCGTTCCCTCACGTATAATCCTTCCCCAGTGGGACTATCTCTCTCGAATACAGTTTCTGAGTTCCACCCCATCTAGGCCCTTTACACAATGACAATCAAAATTGGGAAAGTTAAAATCCTCCATTATCACAACCCTACTCTTTTTACACCCTACTACAACTTGGTGGCATATCTTTTTAACTTCTTTTTCGATTAAGATCTATACTTGCTGATCATATCCTTCTGAATTTTTCTAGATGCTGGTGCAAGCAAACTGCAGAAAATTATGCAGCCTTAAACTAAACTGTTTTTCTCTTTTATTTGCACCTATTTTGTTTATGAGTCATTAAAAATTGAAGAttagagcttagaaaattagagtcAATTTTACTTTAGAGCATATGAACTCTAGGAATAATGCAGAATTGACAACATCCTCTTTTGCACAACTAGTTTGTGAGATCATGGAATTACCAGTAGAATTCTGGACTTGTCTTAATCCAACCTCCTTAATGTCTGTATACTACAGAGAGCATAGTAAGTTATCATTTTCTCAACAGACTGTGGAAATTAGGACTAATGCCGAAATATTTCTGATTTCTGTTGAGAGCTACCAAGATTGCAATCCAAAATAATAATTGGAATTTAATCTGGAGCATTAAGATCTATCTTGATAGCTGAAGTCAACAACTCTGATTGCAATTGTCAATATTCAGGCATTGACATTTCAGTGAGTCTAAGATTTCCATGCATCTTCCACCACACCTTCTGATTCACATGAAATTCAGTGGAAGGGATCCATCCTTCTGGGTTTCCCAGTATTATGCTGGAAAACCACCACTTGGATTCTATGCCAAATCAGTCCAGGTACTGTATCTGAGATCCTATTGACTTCAATAGGTCCACCAGTCCAGTAGTTAGCAGGGAGAGCAAGTCTTAAAAATAGTTTGTTTTAATTTGAGTTTTACTGCATTTTATTTAACTTTACAGTATTTCTATCAGTCACTCCAATTTTAAAGGACTTATTAATTCAACTTCCTCAACGGTTTTGACATGAACTTTGCATTATGTTGAAGCCTGTCAGGAGCATTTTAGAGGTGGAACCTCAGCATCAGACCACCAGAGGCCTTGTTGGTGTTTTGCCATCTTAAGAATGTGGAGGAAACACACaaaacactagaggaactcagtaggccaggcagcagctatggaaaagagtaaacaatcaaagttttgggccaagactcttcatcaggactgtctctgcccgaaactttgactgttaactcttttccatagttgcagcctggcctactgagttcctccagcatcttcagattttctcgtgtttaagaATGTGGAGGCCAGCAGATTTGGCTCTCTGTACTGCACCCGGTACAGCTAGGTACACATATATGGGAACCATGGTGCACGGCCCTGTTTACTTAGTGCAATGTGCTGCAGCTAAACACAATCTAGTTCAATCATCTGAGATATTAAGCTGATCAAATCTGCACAAAAAACCTGAAATATGATATTAAATTATACCCAGAATACAATGTAGAACTTCAGTATGAAGGCAATACCCTTATCCAATTTAACCTCTCATGAAGTTCCTTAACAGCCTTATTAGGTGGGGTCTTCTTCATTCAGCAAAGCTCAGATCTTCAGCATGCAGCGGCTATTTGCGAATGGATTTTCACTATTATTATCCTCGTTTTCTATGGGACCTTCGCAGTGGAGTTTGGCTCTATCACTCAAAATACCCTTCTGGAAATGCTGACAAAGGAAACACAGAAGACCCACTGTAAATCAGACAACAGAAGAGTTCCCAGCACACATGGCAACTGCACACAAGAGGCTGTGGCTATGATCTAGACTTTGAAATATCAACAGGCAGGTTGATCTGTAACTTTTGCCTTAAAGCACCATAAAAATCCAAATGATCAGGATATCTCTGTGGCATTCCTGTTTGATGTAAAGTGGCAAAGAGATTCTCGACATAATCAAAACACTACAGTTGAAGCCATTTTGAGAAGACAAGCTTGTCTATTTCCATTGGTATTTTTGAAACATTTATcttaaatttaattttttaataaagGTTTGATTTTTATAATAGAATGAATGATATATTTTTGGCAGCAATTGAAATGTTTCTAGCACTGGCCAATGTAAATGGATGGCTAAACAGCCATATTTTAGTTATaatgataattttttaaaaaaggtattaCATTTGATATTGATTCTGTATTCTCTGTTGATAAAACGTCCTCATTATCCATATCGCTCATTTATATCTCTATAGCCTCTTTGTTTCCATAACTCCATATTCTTTTCTGATCTCcagtttaatttggcttgtttctgGCAATCATGCCTTCAAGATTTGGAATTCCTTTAATAAACTTATCTTCTGCTGTACCTCTCCCCTGTTATTTTAAGTATCCATTCAATTACATCCTTTGTAGTATTGTATCAGCATATAATGTCACATTATATATTGTTGTGGACACATTTTATGTACATGGTCTGGGAACAACCTTGAATAAACCAAATATACTTTTTGAAACTTGCTGTGGTGCCTGCTTATTACTCCTCACGCAATTCACCCTGTTCCACCGGAGACTTAGAAACTTAGTAACCCAGAGTAATAAAGTTATCAAATTCACCTACTGATTGTATATTAGTGGTGGTAGGGTGAGTTACAGAAATTTTAAAGTACAGACTTGAAATGACAGACCTCAGCTTCAGACTTGAATACAGCAGAAATGCATGCGGAATGCCATGGATCAACCTCTTAATCTGTTTAATTGGGAAGGCGACAACTCAAATCTAATACAACTCTATCAAGAATCTTGGTGTTTATGGTAAAGCAATGAGCCCTGCATTTCTTATGTAGAACTGATGGAGGTGTGCTTTAGAGCAAACAATGTAATTGTAGTTTTGGGTGAAAGTGATAGTGTGCCTGTTCATAATGTGGCCCTTCAAAGCTATAGGAAACCAAACATGCTCAGATACTTGTGGGTTTTCAGCCGGAAAAGACTTTCTGACATcatggaaaataaaaaaaaaatttcatgagATTATTGTTTTTTGAAGAGATTATGGGAAGATACATGAAACTAAAGGTCAGCAGAGACCATTAGCGATTAATGGACAGTGATTATATCTTGACCCCAATTTCAGTGGCTTCTTGAATTACCTGCTATGGGGCAAGTTTCTGTGCGGTTTAACAAAGAAATTCAATGTAAATTGTTGAATGCACAGGAGTTAGCATTTCAATGTTCATGTAACATTACCACATGGATGGAAATTCCAAAAATGTTAAAAGAATTTGGCAACTGCATAATGTTAACATTGTATATTGGCAAACACCAGTAGCAATGGAGAGGTTCCAACATTAAACCTGAGTCACATGAGGGAATTGTGGTGAAAAATGAGAGATGGGAAAAGCTGGATTGGTATAGATCAGGGATCAGACATTACAGGTATGCCAAATCAGAGCAGCAAAATGTTTCAAAATGCAAGAAAAGGCACATGGCCTCAACTTGTAAGGATAGATCTAGTTTGGAAAGCCTGAAATTTATCAGTTAATCAAATTCTCAGTGTAAGAATAATACTGATTGTGCAAAGGCACAAGGGGAGAAATGGTAAAACAATTGAAAATGATGTGTGAAGGTTTGAAGTTAGGAGCATGAAAATGGTGTTTTCTTTGTGCAAACCTTCTGTGGAAACAAGTTTTTGCCAGATAAAACCTTGAAATTAAGATATTGTTTATCTGAGATAAAACTCTAGGTCTGATAAACTTGATAATTATTAGAAAATGTTAAGCTTGATTTCCTGCCACACAATATCCTTGCTGGATCACAGGGTAGTAGCAATATTCAGAGCTTATTGTTTACTTAATGCCTTCTCTCAGATCATCAATGGTGGTGAAGATTAGGCAATAATAAGGAAATTTTGTTCGATGACATGTGCAGCCTGAACGTGTCAAAACTTCAAAAGATTTTGTGACACTTTCCCCAAAGAATAACAAAAAAGTCGTTAACCTGGTCAGGGAAATGGGCCAAAAGTGGTGAAGAAGCTGATGTGATGTGCTTGAATCCCACCGAGAAGAACTGTCAAATTATTCAGAGTACAACAACTCAATGAAGAAAGCCAAACTGGTACATCAAATTTTAATGATTGCCAAAGGATATTTACCTGATTGCAGAAGCAATGGAAATCTTCACCCAGGATGAGCTAATCAGAGAATACAGTTTCAAAGTGAAGAGATCAATCTGCAATGTGAGTTGAGACCAAGATCACATAAGCCATGGCCTGACTGAATTTTGGAGCACTGCTCTTGTTTGTTACTAATGTTTTTTTACTGAGATGGTGGTTTGTGCAATATGTTCTAGAAAGGAGAACTGAAGTGGCTGAGATACATGATTCCAAAAGCCCTTCTACCTTATTTCCTCACTATTCATATAATACTCACAATAGTAGCTGTGGATCTAATTTTATATTTAGATGTATATTTACGTTGAAAGCCAATATGAAATCAACTATCAATACCAGTAAGGTGTgaagtcattgagtcatagagtactatagcatgGAAATAcgacctttggcccatccagcaAATACTAACCCAATCTTCTTCagagtcccatctacctgcttcCAGATCTTATTCCTCCAAACCCTCCTGTCCATgtaacctatccaaacttctgtgttacaattgaacccatatctaccacttttgctggcaacttgctccacacttgcaccactctctgagtgaaaagttTCCCCTTTGATTCCCTTTcacctaaacctatgacctccagttctagtctcatccaaactgaagggggaaaaaaacctgcatgcatttaacctatctatatccttcaAACTGCATATACTTGTATAAGATCTTCCCTCATtttcctacattccagggaataaagttctaacctattcagcctttccctataactcaggtcctcaactcccagcaatatctttgtaaattttctttgcaatctttcaaccttattgataattttactgtaggtagatgaccagaaatgcatgcaatactcTAAATTTAGCCTTACCAACATCTTGTGCGACTTCGACATaaaatcccaactcctgtactcaacgtCCAGATATATGAAGGTCtacgtgccaaaagctctcttttcaAATCCTTCTACttgtgatgttactttcaaggaattgtggtCCATATTCCCATGTCCTTTTGTTTTACCtggctcctcagtgccttaccattcactgtgtaagttcaATCCTCGTTTGTCCTCCTAAAGTACAATACCTCACGCTTGTCTGGATGtaattgcatctgccacttttcagcccatcttcCCAGCTGGTCAAGATCATGCTGCGAGCTTTGTTAGCCTTCCTCACTATGTACTACTTCCTCAGTCTtgatgttatcagcaaatttgctgatccatctTACCACATTATCTCAAGGAATTTCTTTAAGGCATCATTGGCAAGACAGTGGACAAGGGTTGAGAGAGCTGTCTTGGTGTACATTACGTATACtcacaaagctggaggaactgtGCTAGCATAGAAAAGGGAGACATAGTCATCATGCTTGGTATCATAATTTACTAGCTGGCTCTTTTAGGTCGACTATTCACAATGGCAACCAACCACAAGTCCTTTCAGACTATTCTTGGATGAAGGTCTGCAACTTCTGTGATAGGTCTGCAATCTTCTGGTTCCCATAGGAGAGTGATATTGAATACGGAACATCCGAGCAATGCCACTGTGGATGCGTTATCAAAGCTATAATGATACTGATGCACATATTATAGAATACACCTTGTAAGAAGTGGAATTcggcagatgctgcaaattttGAGCAACGCAGAGGAAGTGACGGaacaactcagcaggttgggcagcatttgTATTAGTGAATAAGCTGTCAATGTTTCAAACCTGAACCCCTCATCGGAACCGGAAAGGAATAGGGAAGAagcagggggaagggaaggagtacaaactggcaggtgataggtgagaccaggtgaaggggaagttaGGTGGGTAGCGGAGGGGGAATGacttgagaagctgggaggtgataggtgaaagaggtaaagggctgaaaaaggaatctgagaggaggtgatagtggaccatggaataaaagggagaaagattcaagattcaagtttgtttaatgtcatttcctgaacACAACTATAAAGGTGAATGAAATAATTGATACTTCGGATCTgatgcagaacaaaaaaaaaccgcGAAAGATGAAGagtgtaataataataaaaaacacaataaatatactgtaaatacataagacagcttctgtacatagattgattgtatgtccataaagtgatgctaagttgtacatgaggtgactgacaggaaataataaaccaAAAAAAGGACAGTGTCAGACTTGcttcctaattacttgctgtGCCTACATACAAGGAtctgtgtgaatgtttctgaagCTTGGATTACGTACAGCAAGGTCTTCAAAGGAAGGAAAAGATATGCTATCTCTGCAAAGCCTATCAAATCCACCAGGAAGGTATCTGAACTGAAGTTAGCATCCTCTCCCAAGTCAACATCCCCAGTATGGATGTCTTAATTTCAGTAACTTGCCTCTTTGGATTTTCCATGGTACTTCCATTCCTGAATGTACACTCCCAAAACTGGCACTCTATCAGAGTTCTGAGAATGTTCCAGAATGTTCTCAAAATCTACTTTACCAGCTGTTTCATGGAATCCCTAAACCTTGACCTCTCAaaatggagatgcagcttctcAGATGACACTGAGATCCTCAGGTCCAAGTGACATAAGTATGCTACCTCTTCAACTATCCATCTGCCCTACCAAACACATCCTGCCCCATCTGCTGGTCccacattggcctcatcagtcacctcagaatctaAAAACTGAAGATGAGGTAAATTATCGTGGAATCTGGTGGATTGGGTAAGAACATAAAAACatcagaagtaggccatctggcccgtcgagctggctccaccattcgataaggtcatggctgatctggccatggactcatctgtatctacctgcctttttcgcATAACCCTTAATTTTCCTACTATGCGAACATCTATCCAATATTGTCTTAactgtatttactgaggtagcctccacttcttcattggccagagaattccacagattcacccctgtttgggaaaagcagttcctcctcatcaccatcctaaatttactccccagaatcttgaggctatgacccctagttctagtctcatctaccagtggaaacaaaccttcctgcctctatcttatctatccttttcataattttatatgtttctataagatctcctctcatccttctgaattccagcgagtacagacgcgggcaactcaatctctcctcatagtctaaccctcacatctctggaatcaacctggtgaacttaagaacataagaacataagaaataggagcaggagtaggctatctggctCATCAAGCctgtttcaccattcaataagatcatgggtg
This window encodes:
- the LOC140212057 gene encoding transmembrane protein 150A-like, with the translated sequence MAAWVILPVSLSVSTITALWVVYAVAVQNHHVCPVDNWTYNDSCDEKFDQGEPKNCCTLDDIPLVSKCGTLPPESCLFSLICNTGAFMVMLLGLLRYAHVKERHQKCLLNTAALVTCWSCAAGLIIVGNFQVDNAKVIHYIGAGIGFPNSMLFIFFQTILTYKIAKNSLDYRIGHCRAVLTALAFINLALSGVFFIQQSSDLQHAAAICEWIFTIIILVFYGTFAVEFGSITQNTLLEMLTKETQKTHCKSDNRRVPSTHGNCTQEAVAMI